The region AGGCTATCGCATGAAGCTGCTGATGCCGGATAACATGAGCCAGGAGCGCCGGGCCGCCATGCGCGCGTATGGGGCCGAGCTGATTCTGGTGAGCAAAGAGCAGGGGATGGAAGGGGCACGCGACCTGGCGTTAGCGATGGCCGAGCGCGGGGAAGGCAAGCTGCTCGACCAGTTCAACAACCCGGACAACCCGTACGCGCACTACACCACCACCGGCCCGGAAATCTGGCAGCAAACCGACGGACGCATCACCCACTTTGTCTCCAGCATGGGGACTACGGGCACAATCACCGGTGTGTCCCGTTTTCTGCGCGAGCAGGAAAAAGCGGTCACTATTGTGGGCCTCCAGCCGGAGGAGGGGAGCAGCATACCGGGCATTCGTCGCTGGCCAGCGGAGTATATGCCGGGCATCTTTAATGCGCAGCTTGTGGATCAGGTGCTGGATATTCACCAGCGTGAGGCGGAAAATACCATGCGTGAGCTGGCCGTGCGTGAAGGTATCTTCTGCGGCGTCAGCTCTGGTGGTGCCGTAGCGGGCGCGATCCGGGTGGCCAAGTCCACGCCGGGGGCGGTGGTCGTCGCGATTATTTGCGATCGCGGCGATCGCTACCTGTCTACCGGTGTCTTTGGTGAAGAGAGTTATTCGCAGGGGGCGGGGATCTAAGCGTCATGGAGATGATTTTATTCCGGGATAACACCCGGGCGCAGCAAACCGATATTGTCGCCGTTCAGTCGCAGGTGGTGTACGGC is a window of Enterobacter hormaechei ATCC 49162 DNA encoding:
- the cysM gene encoding cysteine synthase CysM; translation: MNTLEHTIGNTPLVKLQRMGCDNGSEIWVKLEGNNPAGSVKDRAALSMIVQAEKRGEIKPGDVLIEATSGNTGIALAMIAALKGYRMKLLMPDNMSQERRAAMRAYGAELILVSKEQGMEGARDLALAMAERGEGKLLDQFNNPDNPYAHYTTTGPEIWQQTDGRITHFVSSMGTTGTITGVSRFLREQEKAVTIVGLQPEEGSSIPGIRRWPAEYMPGIFNAQLVDQVLDIHQREAENTMRELAVREGIFCGVSSGGAVAGAIRVAKSTPGAVVVAIICDRGDRYLSTGVFGEESYSQGAGI